One stretch of Akkermansia massiliensis DNA includes these proteins:
- the purC gene encoding phosphoribosylaminoimidazolesuccinocarboxamide synthase: MEPIYEGKAKRLYTTDNPNVLRMEYKDDATAGNGAKKAQFENKGRMNKAITLVIYRMLESKGVKTHLVADVDDINIDVKKVSILPLEVIVRNIAAGSFSRRMGVKEGTPFKKPIVEFSYKDDDLGDPFINDDYARELNAATEEECAFLKDQARIVNDVLIDFFKQVGLTLVDFKIEFGRLAEDPSQIVLADEISPDTCRLWDIKTGEKMDKDRFRQDLGNVMEAYEEVLSRLQNKA; this comes from the coding sequence ATGGAACCTATTTACGAAGGGAAGGCCAAACGCCTTTATACGACTGACAATCCCAACGTCCTCCGCATGGAATACAAGGACGACGCCACCGCCGGAAACGGAGCCAAGAAGGCCCAGTTTGAAAACAAGGGCAGGATGAACAAGGCCATCACCCTGGTCATTTACCGCATGCTGGAAAGCAAGGGTGTGAAGACCCACCTGGTCGCGGACGTGGACGACATCAACATCGACGTGAAAAAGGTTTCCATCCTTCCCCTGGAAGTGATCGTGCGCAACATCGCCGCCGGCTCCTTCAGCCGCCGCATGGGCGTCAAGGAAGGCACCCCCTTCAAGAAGCCGATCGTGGAGTTTTCCTACAAGGACGACGACTTGGGCGATCCCTTCATCAATGATGATTACGCCCGTGAACTGAATGCCGCCACGGAAGAGGAATGCGCCTTCCTGAAGGACCAGGCCCGCATCGTGAACGACGTGCTGATTGATTTCTTCAAGCAGGTGGGCCTGACGCTGGTGGACTTCAAGATTGAATTCGGCCGTCTGGCGGAAGATCCCTCCCAGATCGTGCTGGCTGACGAGATTTCCCCGGACACCTGCCGCCTGTGGGACATCAAGACCGGCGAGAAGATGGACAAGGACCGCTTCCGCCAGGACCTGGGCAACGTGATGGAAGCCTACGAGGAAGTCCTCTCCCGGCTCCAGAACAAGGCCTGA